In the Topomyia yanbarensis strain Yona2022 chromosome 3, ASM3024719v1, whole genome shotgun sequence genome, one interval contains:
- the LOC131690766 gene encoding sterol regulatory element-binding protein cleavage-activating protein-like, translating into MCPGVSPAASPVTCLEVASGTVMTGSQGHTFKVFRLDSHLLQFTLNGYCGPITCIFIDQWQAEMGASGYQDGVLCVWDLIRGACMCKIEATKLTTQSSHLPVPRVTQYRLDWTNEYGSGIDFRVVWDDNTGDVAREVRLDCSNSQLNPKIMLPASGSVICDYGNRMRIVRFPLVAAEKLFGPGNRNRPAVQLQPPNEAIASTSL; encoded by the exons ATGTGTCCTGGAGTTTCACCAGCAGCGTCACCGGTGACATGTTTGGAAGTGGCGAGCGGTACAGTCATGACTGGCAGCCAGGGCcacacttttaaagtattccGGCTAGATAGCCACCTATTGCAGTTCACCCTAAACGGCTATTGCGGTCCtatcacatgtattttcatagaccAGTGGCAGGCCGAGATGGGCGCATCTGGTTACCAGGATGGTGTGCTATGTGTGTGGGACTTGATACGGG GTGCCTGTATGTGCAAAATTGAAGCGACAAAATTGACGACTCAATCGTCGCACTTGCCTGTTCCCCGAGTTACGCAATATCGCTTGGACTGGACGAACGAATACGGATCTGGGATAGATTTCAGGGTCGTATGGGACGACAATACTGGAGATGTAGCTCGGGAAGTCAGGCTTGACTGTTCCAATTCACAGCTAAATCCGAAGATTATGCTACCTGCCAGTGGTTCGGTAATTTGTGACTACGGAAATCGAATGAGAATCGTTCGTTTCCCACTTGTGGCGGCGGAAAAGTTGTTCGGTCCGGGGAATCGTAATCGGCCAGCTGTACAGCTGCAGCCTCCGAACGAAGCCATTGCTAGCACGAGTCTTTGA